The Piliocolobus tephrosceles isolate RC106 chromosome 16, ASM277652v3, whole genome shotgun sequence DNA window CTTGGCCTCAGGCAGGGACTGGCTCAGCAGGAAGGGCTGCACCCAAGCCTCACTGTCCTCTGCTGTAAAGCAGGACGTTTGGACCAGGTGGGAGAAGGGACAAGATTTGCCATTTGCTGAGCACCTCGTGTGTGCCACACACAGACTAGGTAGGGGCTGGCACATGCATGTTTCCAGATTTGAGAATTCTCCAATTCCCAGGTTGGAAAGCCGTAGAATCCCTGGGTCCCTGGCTCCCTTTCTCTTATCTCCTGTTCTCCACTCCCTGACTCTACTACATGGTCAGAGAACTGCTCCATATAACTTTCTATCTGCTCCAGATAACTTTCCAAGTATCTAAAGATGACCTTCAAATAccataaaatttagccaggcgtggtggctcatgcctgtaatcccagcactttgggaggcttaggcaggtggatcacgaggtcaagagatcgaggccattctggccaacttggtgaaaccccgtctctactaaaaatacaaaaattagccaggcgtggtggtgggcgcctgtaatcccagctactcagaagcctgaggcaggagaatagctggaacccagaggtggaggttgcagtgagccggtaccactgcactccagcctggcgtcagagcaagaccccatctcaaaaacaaacaaacaaacagaaacaaataccATAAAATTCAAAGTTGTGGTCGTTTGGGGTTGAAATCCTTTTCAAACCCACCACACCCATTCTGTCCCCTCACTCAGAGGAGTGAGGCCACCTGTACGCAGGCCCTTCCTTGGGGCCAACAGAGTCAGGGCCTTCTGCCTGGGTACCCGGTGCCCCAGAGGTAGAGCCATTGGGATTCCTGTCTCCAGGCTTCTCGCCTGCCCAGCTGCGCGTCACTGTCACTCCACTTCTTGAAGCAGTGCTCCTTCCCGGGCACCACGGCCAAAGTCCAATAAACCCTGGGCTGGTTAGCACGTGGCACTAGGGAGTTGTGGGGCTCAGAGGCTGCCTCTCAGAAGCCTCTGGGAGGCTTCGGCAGGCCAGACAGGGCGGGAGACATCCATCTGCCTGCACATCCACCTCTGTGTCACGAGCAAATGGACGCATATGTCCCACAGCTGGCAACACAAGTGGCTGAGTCACTGGGAACGAGGTCCTCTGACGGCACGTGAGCACCTTTGTCTGAGGTTTGGGGACCATTGTTCCACCTGTCGAGAGCCTCTGTTCTCATGGGGAGAACTGGCTCcctttctggctgtgtgaccGAGGGCTGGATGCATCTTAGAGCAATGGGTCGGCCACCAGAGCCTGGGTTCAGGGTCAGAACACCTGGCGGGCTGCCATTCCAGTTCAGAACCAACAGAAGAGGGTTTCAAGAACAAAGCATCGCAATGAGGACCTAAGGCCTGGGCAGTGATGCTCTGTTCGTTGAGTCCCAGCTAGACTGGACCTTCACGGCCcactcctgcctccctgccttttTAGTGTCTCATATGCAAGTCATTATGAATAGCAAGTTACAAGAAGGCTGTGAGAGGGGCTGAGGGACCCAAGAAGGCCCTGCCTCTGCGTGATGGGATCTGATGCAGCTCTCAGAGGATGGGCCATTTTACCTGGGCCTTGAGGCATGAGTAGGAGTTCAAGAAAAATTCCTTCCAGTTGGAGGAAATACTGTGTGCAAATGCCTGGAGGTGTATTTAGAAGTGgtttggggctgggcgcggttgctcatgcctgtaaccccagcactttgggaggctgaggtgggcggatcacctgaggtcaggagtttgagaccagccaggccaacatggtgaaaccccgtttctactaaaaatacaaaaattagctaggcgtggtggcgggtgtctgtaattccagctactcaggaggctgaggtgagagaattgcatgaacccaggaggcggaggttgcagtgagctgagattgcgccattgcactccagcctgggcaacagagcgagactccatctcgaaaaaagaaaaaaaaaggagaagtggTTTGGACCTCTTGACTGTGATGGAGTAGGGGAATCCCATTTTGCCCTATGCCTCATACAGACCAGAGGGTGGGAACCTTGAGCATATCTTTATCTTAAATCTTTAATCTTAAAATATCAATAAGGAAGCAAGCCGCCCCAGGGATGACTGGTGGAGAAACTAAACCACAGGCGGGGATAGGACGGATGGAGCAGCAGATCTGGGCAGCTGGGGTGACAGACACCACCCTCTTGTTCAGGATAACCATAGACCTGAAGGAATTCAGGCTGCGGGTGAATCCCAGCTTGCAAATGTATTGCAACCAAATTGTTTAACCAGATTTTAATTTACAACCCAGGaggcgtgtgtgtgcgtgtgtgtgtgtgtgtgtgtgcatgtgtaccaTCAAGTCATCAAGTGCTTTGGACTGGTGGTTGGATCTCATTTAGCCCAAATGTGAACAAAAAGATCCCTAGCCtgtggctcaggaggctgaggggccATCTACCTCCCAGTGGCCACCCTGTGCCCCTACCCTGCCTCACCCCGCTCACAGGGCCCCAGCTATCAGCTCTGCCAGCCACCTGAACAGGTGCCCTCCCTCGGGGTCCTAAACTGTCTTCTTTCTGGTTGGGAGCTGGGACTGTTCCGTGTTCTCCCCACAGCCCCTAGCCCAGCCAGGTGGGCCTAGGGTGGCTCTGTTGGCAGCACCCGCACAGCCCCCAGGGCCCCAGGCCTCTCAACTCCCTTGTGAGGAGTGCACTAATGCCCACATTTGGCAGGCCAGGACgcggaggcccagagagggggcTGAGGTGTAAGTCCAGGCAGGCTGGCTCTAGAGCTGGGAAGGGTAGCTAAGGTTTGGCCGGGCAGAGAGGacgaggcagggagggagggcctCCTGGGGGGCACAGCCCAGGTAGCAACATGGCAGAGTAGAAATGGACTTGGAATGATGAGATCTGGGACAACAGTAATATCATAATTGGaataattattattgctattgttatgTAATAATAACCAATCGGGAGGACACTAGGTAACATTTTATATGTGTGAGCTCAGATGTGGCCCCAGCTCTGATCTTTTCTTGCTGCATGGCTCTGGGCAGGTCGTGGCTGCACTTGTTTCCCCACTGAGGCATGAGGAGTTCAAGAAAAATTCCTTCCAGCTGGAGGACACACTGTGTGCAAATGCCTGGAGGTGTGTTTAGAAGTGATTTGGATCCCTTGACTGGAATGGAGTAGGGGAATCCCATTTTGCCCTATGCCTCATACAGACCAGAGGGTGGGAACCTTGAGCacatcgtttttttttttttgagatggagtctcgctctgtcacccaggctggagtgcagtggcgtggctcactgcaagatccgcctcccgggttcacgccattctcccgcctcagcctctggagtagctgggactataggcgcctgccaccacacctggttaattttttttttttctttttttaatttttagtagagacagggtttcactgtgttagccaggaaggtttcgatctcctgaccttgtgatctgcccgcctcggcctctcaaagtgctgggattataggcgtgagccaccttgcccggccttgAACACATCTTTATCTGAAATCTTTCATCTTAAAACATCAATAAAGCAGCAAGCCACTCCAGGGATGACTGGTGGAGAAACTAAAACACAGGGCCCAATTTGCTCCTCCTGGGCCGTGAGGCAGGCCAGCCACCCCCGCAGCACAGCAGGGCAGCGCCGTAGTCACGTCTGCCATGATCTTGACCCACAGCCGCACCACCTCCAGTCCCAGCCTCACACTGCCCGTCCCGGGTGGGACATGCCGGGTGTGAGAGGCTCCAGTTAGGTCCCTCTGCCTGGTCCCAGCCGGGACAGGCTCTGCCTCTGGTCAGTTTGAAAGAGCAGGCTCTCTCCTCCACTGGGCCAGAAGGTACTTGGGGTGATTTGGCGGTAGTGGGCTGGAAGTCTGGGCACAGACTGGGAATAAGAGAGAAAGGGGCCTGTTTGCTTCATCGGAGAGGATATAAAGTAAATGAAGCTGGATATGTAAGTAGAGCCGGATCTTGAGTCTGAGGTGTTAAGAATTTACCCTGAGGCCAAGGGAGAAGCCATAGAAGGTTCGTGGGAGGGGGAGGACATGAGACATCCAACAGGTCTGAGCTCCTCTCATAGCAGTAGGCTTTGGTCTGAGTCAGGATGAGTCTAGGACTTGCTCCCCAAGGGACCATGGGGACTGGGAGGAGCAGGGGAGCAGGGAGAAGGTCCAAGCTGAGGGGAATGGCGAAAAGACGTGAAGGAGATGCTCTCTGATCACGACGCACTCAGAGGTACCTATTTCACGTTGCCAATATGCCAGCCACTGTGCACTTATCCATAATGGAGATGTTGTcattatgaggaaactgaggttcagagaagttaagagacTTGCATGAGGTCACACAGTGAGAAAGTGGCCTGGTTCAGAGCCCACACCCTTAACCCCATATTCCACCGCCAGATGGGACTCCCCAGACCCCATGGGGAGCTGGCTCAGTGACGCCTCTCCCACTTGCACCTTATCTGACTCCAGGTCCCACCCTGAGACAGGCGGGTTCCAGGTGGAAGTGAGACGGGAGCCCCTGGGACCATGCCAGGCTGGGACGGCCACCATCTGAGGTGGCCCCGGGTCCTTTCCCCTAGCTATGGAGACCAGGTACAGCACTTCAAGGTGCTGCGCGAGGCCTCGGGGAAGTACTTCCTGTGGGAGGAGAAGTTCAACTCCCTCAACGAGCTGGTCGACTTCTACCGCACCACCACCATCGCCAAGAAGCGGCAGATCTTCCTGCGCGACGAGGATCCCTTGCTCAAGGTAGGGGCGGGTGGGGGCTGGCCTGTGGGAGCCTCTCTGCGTCTCCTGCCGTCTGCAGCAGGGGAAATGCTGACACGGAGGCCAAGCACGCGCCTGGTCTCCCTTCCCCAGCAGCCTGGTGTTGTAAGAGGGGTCCAGCCCCGGCTTCAGAGTTATATACTGGTGACGGCTGTGGTGAGACTTGCAAGGGtgagaaaggagaagagggaaagaaaagcaagGGACAGAAGGAAAATCCCATGGGGACAAACTGTCTAGCTTGTTCTCAGCTCCTAGAATAGTgtgtggcacacagtaggtgctcaataaatgttcattgagtGCAGGAAGGTAGAGACCCCCGCTGAGCGTACTGCATACCATGCACTGAACTGGTCTCTATACTCTGGGAGCCTCATCGTGCCCattatatagatgaggaaaccaaggctcagagagtgCAGTGACACCTCCAAGGACACTTACCCAGTAGGCTCAGTCCTGGTTTCTGCTCGCGGAAGAGTTGACCTTGGGTGTGGGGCAGCGTGAGTGCTAGTGGACGAGGTCCTGGCTAGCcacggggtggggggtgggggtcgTCCACCCCTTGACCTCACAATAACAGCAATTTGCCAGCCAGCCCTTTCATCAAGCGGCCCCAAGGGCCAGCTCTGAAGCTGATTAGGATGCCGACAGTAGCCACTGGGGTTATCAGCCCCAACAGGCTTCTTCAGGAGCGGGGATGCTGGCAAGGCCTGGGGCTGAAGGTCAAGACCCTGCGACACTTGAACCTGGGCTCTGCAGAGGAGATGGGGAGTGTGGCCAAGGCCTGGGTAGAGGCTGATAACCACTGCAGAGAAGCTCCAGCCACGTCTTGTTCCCAGCACCCGCCCCCTGCCACCTTTCCATGTGATCAGAGGCCAGTTCATCCCCTCAGTGTCCCCTCTGTTCAACAGAATGAGCCCTGGGGTCTGATATGCCAGGAGAGTCAAACAGTGCCTTGAGAGACCCCCACTAGTTTCTCCTCTGTTGGCGTTCCCTGCCTGACTGAGTGCCCAGGTCACTGTGAGCTCCCAGCCTCAGGGGATTTTTCTCTCCAGCTGGGCCCCTGCCTGCCAGATCTCCATCCTCCTCCCTGTTCACCGCCTGGACCAGCTCTGCCCTGGGAGAGTGTGAGGAAGCCAGGATGGAGCTGGGGCAGGGGCAACTGAGAGCTCCCCTACACCTACCACCTCGCTCTGGCCCGGGCCATGGGGTCACCCACCCTGTGGCTCGACTCCAGAGCTGCCTCAGGCCCCTGGGACCCATGACGCCTCCTCCTTCCTGGGCAGACAGTTGCTAATTACAGCTTCTCTGCTGATCCTATCACCCGCCCTGGATGAGATTCTGCAGGTTCAGAGCTGAGATCCTCGTGGGCAGGCAGGGCCAGGGTGCTGGGTGGAATAGTCACAGTGCCGGGCAGACGTGCTGCAGAGAGCTCCTGTCCAGCTGTCATgcacaggtggggaaactgagttcCACAAAGGGCAGGGACCTACCCAGCATCACACATGGGGCATGGATAGGACTGGAACCCAGGCCTGAGAGCTCAAAGTGACAATTCTCTCCCTCAATGGCTGACCAAGGGCAAAAGCAGTAAACATGGCTCTTAGCTGCATATCACTTTACAGTTTATAAGGCCCATTCTCATGGCTTTGTGACCTGGAGTCAAAAGCTACCATGGCTGCTGCACAGTCAGGGAAATAAGATCCCAAGAAAAGCAGGGACCTAACCAAAATCCCACCCTAAGGACCAGGACTCAGGTCCCCTGGCCCACCTGCCCTATGATCCCAGCTGGGCGGCTGGGAAAGCCGTGTTCTAGGTAGATGCAGTATCTGCACAGCAGATAGGCAGGGGTGTGGGCAGCAGGAGGCACAGTGGTGGCATCACCACTGATTTGGACTTAAAGTTCAACTCCAGTGCTGCCCCAGACCCCTCCTCACCTGTGGCAAATCACTTCTCTTGGGTGCCTCTGAGAGGGTGGGTTGCAGGGCTTCTGAAGGCGCCCTGCTAACCACCTCCTCCTCTCGCAGTCACCTGGGGCCTGCTTTGCCCAGGCCCAGTTTGACTTCTCAGCCCAGGACTCCTCGCAGCTCAGCTTCCGCCGTGGCGACATCATCGAGGTCCTGGAGCGCCCAGACCCCCACTGGTGGCGAGGCCGGTCCTGCGGACGCATTGGCTTCTTTCCACGGAGTTACGTGCAGCCTGTGCACCTGTGAGCAGCCCGGCGGCCGATCTGGCCAACGGGCCATTTTACaggaactgaggtccagagaggacATGGCCACCCCCAGCCTGGTCAGAGTCACACGGGGCTCAGTGGACGGCCTTGGACTGAATGTGGGCTCCTAACTGCCTCCAGCCACTTTGCACAAATTGGGAAAGCCCAGGTTCCCCAGCAAGGGTACCCTGTAAGGGTAGCTCTGGGGCTTCCTGGCTGGTTGCTTCCCATTGGCTGCCAGCTGTGTGACACGACAGGGTGGAGTCTGTGGAGGCCCCACCCACCTCCTCTGGTCAATGGCCCCATCTGCCAGGAAGGTTGAGGACTCCCAGGTTTCACCCACTGGAGGCTCAACCTGAGGATCCCTGGCCATGGTGGGTGGGTTCACCTTGGGCTGACCACCCACTGGgcctgcctgcccctccctcaAAAGGCCCCTCGAGTTGTACGGGCTGTTAGGAGGTGGCTCAACCTGGAAGGATAGACTGCACACCTATCGACCTAAACTCACTGGACAGACTCCAGGTGGACACCGCTCCTCAACAGCCCCATGACTTCAACTCCACCTGGGGCACCCAGCACCCGCGCCCCACCACAGGACTAGAGGCCCTGAGACCCTGAAAAAGGGGCTGGCAGTAGGGAAGGTGGAGGCACACTCCTCTCCTGTTGGACAGGTGAGCTCTGAGGGCAAGCCCTGGGCCCAGCAACACAGAGACCCTGGCTGCCCTGGCTCTTGTTTGTTTAGGCCCGGGTTCTGCCCAGACCAGGGCCCAGGAgagctctcaggaggctgagaaacctCCAGGCCAGACAGAAAGTTGGTGCCAGAGCTGGGTTTTAGAGATCCTACAGGATCTCAATGGGACGGCTACCTAGGTGGGGCACGGCCCCTACCTGAGAACAGGAGGGTCCTCCAGAGAATGTGCCACCATCAGGGATATGAGCAGGGCCTGCCCAGAGCCTGGGCACCTTTGGGAGCGGGAAAAGTGAGGTGGGACTTGGAAAGGCTTTGAACGCCAGGCTGATGGTTGAGGGGAtggtgggcagggagggagggcgaGGAGGCTCCCTCTGGCATTTGGGAGCaggtgggtggagggaggagcCCCTGGAGGTGGCTGCAGTCCCTTAATGGGAGGCCTTGCTCGGGGCATGTGGGGCTCTCCCTTTATCCAGAGATGGCCCAAGACCCTAGAGCCCTGAGTGCTGGCAAATCTCACTGCTCCTGACCTGGCCTGTGTATTCAAAACGAAGACAGTAAAACCAACACCAGGATGTCCATCAGAAATCTAATTTTCTTTCCAATGATGACTGCTTTAGTGCTGTTTTTGAAATGTCACATTCTTTTCTCCCATTTCCCCCCTAAGTTTTCAGGGCTCTTGCTTTGCTGGCTTGGCCAGTTCTTGGGCACCGAGCCGCTGTGCAGCCGTGAGGGGAATCTGCCCCTCTTGGGGCCTCGGGATCCCTATGAGGGAAAAGGGTGGACCTGAGGACTTGGAGCTCCTGCCTTCCTGCCCAGAGTGGCAGGGTCAGGCGAAGTAGGCATACAAGAAGATGTTGACACACATGAggaggatggcattgaagccaCAGACACGGGCCCAGAAAGCATGTTTCTGGGGTGTTTGGCCGTCACCTGGAGGGGATTGCAGAAGGAGAGGGACAGATGAAGGACACGAGGCTACACCTGGTGCCCTTGCCTCCAGCCCAAGGTCAAGGTGGAGGAGTGTCTAAGGTCACCCACTTACCTGCTTTGGTTCCCAAGGGCGGATCCTGAGCCAGGGTCCACCAGGTAAGGTTCTCAATCTGTAAGAAATGAGTGGGGATAGGGATGGGGGTGAGGCTGGCAGGGTAGGGGTGACCCAGACAGGATCAAAGGTTGGGGATGGCAAGATGGCAGCTGAGTTCAAAAAGGGATGGGGTTAGGGAGTCCAGGGCTAGAAAATTCTGAGTCAGAGCGGGTCGGGGATCAGAATAGGACCAGAGTATAAATGGTTAGGGGTCGGGGTCAGGGGTCAGGGCTGGCTCACCTGGACACCCTGTGGGGGTGCGGTCAGCAGGCTTCCAGCCACCACAACAGCACCACTGAGTACGAAGAGGGCAACAGCGAAGTGCAGGTAGTGGATGCTCCCCAGGATGGCCGGCCGCGTGTCTGGCTCTCCGCAAGGCGGGGCTGGGTTTAGGAATTCCAGGACCAGCCTCGTGGCCCCCACCACCAGCCCTGCTATCAGGCCCCAGAAGGCcccctggggaggagggagacagggcATGTGGGGCTATGGGAGGAGGACCAAGACTCCCCCcacaggcagcaggaaagagcaAACTGTGGCACGTCCCTAGGGAGAGCAGACCACCAAGTCCTGTCCCCCGACACCCACCTGCTCGTTGGCACGTCGCCAGAAGATGCCCAGGACAAAGACTGCAGTCACTGGTGGGGCCAGGGAGCTGGTCACTGACTGCATGTATATGAAGAGTTGCCCGCTGTTGGAGCCCTGCAGGACGGGGATCCAGGCCACACTCACGCCGATGAGTGCCACTATGACCAGCCTGTGGGCAGGTGGAAGGCAGGCAGCGGTCATCCTGGGAGGTTCTTCCTCAGCCGTCTCCCACCTCCCCTGGTCACTAAGCCTTGTTCTCTAATCTTTCCCCTGCTACCCCAgctccagcctcctccctggcCTCTGGTCCATGCCACCGGTGACCTGGCCAGTCCTGCCCTGCTCCAAACCCTTTGGCAGCTCCCTGGCTCCTGCAGGTGCAGCTCATGACTCTAAGTGCTGTCTGCTCCTTCCTTGCCCTGGGTTCTCTGTGGAGCCAGCCCTTGGAGCTCCGCCATGGCCACCCAGCCTCTCCCTCTTGTCTCTCCTTCAAAGCACCTGTCCCAACCACTACACGCATATTTACCTGGGTGTCTACTTGTTTACTGCCTGTCTTCCCCTCCCAACTGGAAGCACTTGGAGAGCAGGAGCCTCATCCCTTTAGTTCATTGCTGTGTCTTCcagcatacagtaggtgctcactaaGCATTTGGTGAGTGTATGAATGACCACTGCCCCCACATCCGGGCCAGACTGACTGCCTGGTGGTTCTTTGAAGACACTAGGCTTTTTCACACCGGCCGGCTTTTGTGGGAGCTGGGACCTCTGGCTGGCACATCCCCACCCCTACAGGCCTGTGCCTCACATCCTTCACAGGGCAACCTCCCTACTAAGGATGCAAGGTTTGGAGCCAGAGGTGTGGGTTGGGGTTAGAGCCTATGCTCCCCAGCTGTGAAGCTGGAGCCCTGCTGGGCCAGCATGAGCCCGTCCCCTCCTGTCCCCTGCATGTCAgctcctgccctcctctcccctAGGACAAGAGCCTTCCACAGCAGGCACATGCTTCATTTGTTCATCCAATAAGCCACTAGCAAGGTGCCCACCTGGGTAGGACACTACCCTAGGATCCCCAAATGGGCGATGAGTGGGACCTGGTGCCTGCCCAGCACTCAAGAGTCCAGCAAAGAAAACAGATGAGCCTGTTACCTACACTCAGGGCTGGGCTGGAGCAGCGCAGGGGAAACATCAATCTAGGAGGGCTTCCAGGAGGAGGCCCCCCCAAGAGCCTTGAGGGGCATGGGACCCAGCTAAGGGGACAAAGCTGGGGCATCTGCTCCTTCCTGGCTGAGCCCCTCACCCCTGTGTCCTGGGTCTGTTGTCATTCCTCACCCCCAAGGAGGGTGGTGGGTGACCCGCTGGAAccctggctgtggtggcaggggTGACAGAGGCTATGTGTTCAGCTAGGGTGGGTCCTCTCTGCGCCTGTTcgtcttcctccctccctttcttcccttctagGCCTGAGGGAGAGGGTGGAGGAAGGAGGTGCCACCTTGATTAAGGCTAATTAACCCCTagccaggcaggcaggcaggcgcTGCCCTCATCAAAGGCCGAGGGGGGCCTCCATTAACGCCCGCCCACCCCGCCCTCTGCACACAGCTCTCCCGCCCAACACCAGACTCTGCATCTCTGTGTCAGGACCTGGGCCACTCCAGCCAGGCCCTCGCCTTCTTACGCAGCCTTCTTACCTAGTCTGCCAGAGGACCCCCAAACCCAgaggctgttccttctgcctggaatgctacCCCCTCCCATGCCACCATCAGGGTGGACAGTGCCCTCCAGCATCTCCCTGGGCTGCAGCCACAGTTACCATGGAACCTCTCAAGGAGGGGTGTCTGAGATCTCTCTGAGTCCTGTACAGGGTTTCCGGGAGGCCGTGGGCCCCATTTGTGGACTGAACAGCCGGGAACACAGAcaggggagagtggggagggcaGTGGCAGAACGTTGGACTGGGGCGTGGGGGCTTGGGGCAGGCAAATAGCCAGGGAGTGGTCATCGTTGTTCCCCAGCCTGTGACAGCTCCTCCAGCCTCCGCTCAGCTGGACGGAGCCATCAGGGTACCGGCATGGCCCTGCAATGGCCTCCTCTCCAGGCCTCTGGACTGTTGATCTTCTCTCTGTAAGCCTTGCCTCTCCCTGATGGAGGCTCTTGTCAGGCCATTCACCCTACCAGAGATCCCACGGGGGCCTAGGAGATACCGCTCCAGTGGTAGTGGTTAGGGCAGGAGGAGGCTGAGACGACTTTGAGGGGCTGGGGGTGTTGAGGGTATCCCAGTGCTGTAAGAGGGAGGGGAAGTCAAACTGGCCAGCCTGACACCTGGCATGGGGCCCTTTCTGCTCTAACCAACTGGCAGCTGAGAGAACTGGGGCCCAGAGAAGGTGAGCAACCTGCCCCGCACCACACAGCCTTGTGCCCTGCTCCTCAGGGAGGCTGAACTCCAGGCTTgcagggctgggggcgggggaTTGACTTGGCAGAAGAGGTGGAAAGGAGAGTCAAGGGCATGGGCAGCTGTATGGGTGGGTGAGCTGGCACAGAAGGAGGCCAAGTCAGGACTTTGGTTGCAGGTGGGAGTCTGGGTGAGGAGACCAGGAAGTAGTGGGCAGGGGACATGAGGGCCACTGGGCAGGTAGAGGGGCTACCAGTGTCGCACACTGGGTGGCAGAAGGGCATCCAGGTCCCAGGGCCCAGGATGCTGGAGCATGGAGGGGCTTAGAGCAAGGTCTGGCCGCAGAGGAGACGCATGGTCAGAGAGGGGCAGGGTCTTCCCCAGGCCACACAGCTTCTGAGGAGAGGCAGGGGAGCCAGAGGGAGAGGTGGTCAAGGGGCCAAGTGCCCAGGACACAGGGACATGGAAGTGTCCTGCCCAGTGAGAGGTGGGAGGCTCCTTGTTTTGGAGGATCCTGTGAGCCCGTGGATGAGCTCACTCGCACCCGCCTCTGACATGTCCCAACAGGGCCCTTCCGACAGAAGCCTGACTGTTTTGCATCCCCAGGACGGCTGCCTGGAACTCTGAAGGAGACCCCACCCCCAGGATGGGTACCCTGGGCTCCTGACCAGGGGGTTCACTGTTGGCCAAGCTAAGTGCCAGAAGGCTGGAACCCTGACCAGCAGAGTGTGGGCCACACTGCTCAGAGGACAACAGGAGGGAGGGactggaggggcagggagggtgcAAATAGACAGACACGTGCACATGGGAGCTAACCTCTGaggatgtaaaggcataagaatgatagaatggactgggcacactggctcatacctataa harbors:
- the GRAP gene encoding GRB2-related adapter protein isoform X2, producing MESVALYSFQATESDELAFNKGDTLKILNMEDDQNWYKAELRGVEGFIPKNYIRVKPHPWYSGRISRQLAEEILMKRNHLGAFLIRESESSPGEFSVSVNHLGPALPRPSLTSQPRTPRSSASAVATSSRSWSAQTPTGGEAGPADALASFHGVTCSLCTCEQPGGRSGQRAILQELRSREDMATPSLVRVTRGSVDGLGLNVGS
- the GRAP gene encoding GRB2-related adapter protein isoform X1, which codes for MESVALYSFQATESDELAFNKGDTLKILNMEDDQNWYKAELRGVEGFIPKNYIRVKPHPWYSGRISRQLAEEILMKRNHLGAFLIRESESSPGEFSVSVNYGDQVQHFKVLREASGKYFLWEEKFNSLNELVDFYRTTTIAKKRQIFLRDEDPLLKSPGACFAQAQFDFSAQDSSQLSFRRGDIIEVLERPDPHWWRGRSCGRIGFFPRSYVQPVHL